A portion of the Tindallia magadiensis genome contains these proteins:
- a CDS encoding cyclase family protein — protein MERIVDLTHEIDASMPIYPGDPSVEIKSWNTHEKNGCQISKILMGSHTGTHVDAPWHFNPQGASLDNLSLSRFVGRGTLIDVSNKGVNEKIDTKDIDTYQTHINSGEFVIFRTGWDCYYREKMYFKHPSLTETAAKMLVDMGVTLIGIDTLSVDSTMDKTFFVHSILMNAGILIVENLCNLKEIPSIHGMYSFLPLKIKKGDGSPVRAIFFESPVD, from the coding sequence ATGGAAAGAATCGTTGATTTAACCCATGAAATAGATGCCAGTATGCCAATATATCCTGGAGATCCATCGGTGGAGATTAAATCATGGAATACTCATGAAAAAAATGGCTGCCAGATCAGTAAAATTTTAATGGGAAGTCATACGGGAACCCATGTAGATGCTCCCTGGCATTTTAACCCTCAGGGAGCATCGTTGGATAACCTCTCACTTAGTCGCTTCGTTGGTAGGGGTACCCTTATTGATGTATCCAATAAAGGGGTTAATGAAAAGATAGATACTAAAGATATTGACACTTATCAAACCCATATAAACTCTGGTGAATTTGTTATTTTTAGGACTGGATGGGATTGCTACTATAGAGAAAAAATGTATTTTAAGCATCCATCTCTTACCGAAACAGCAGCAAAAATGCTAGTGGATATGGGTGTTACATTAATAGGGATTGATACGTTAAGTGTTGATTCAACGATGGACAAAACTTTTTTTGTGCATTCAATCCTTATGAATGCAGGTATACTGATTGTAGAGAATCTCTGTAATTTGAAAGAAATACCTTCAATTCATGGAATGTATTCTTTTCTGCCACTGAAAATAAAAAAAGGTGACGGATCTCCTGTTCGAGCTATTTTCTTTGAATCACCGGTTGATTAA
- a CDS encoding BaiN/RdsA family NAD(P)/FAD-dependent oxidoreductase, with amino-acid sequence MYDVIIIGAGLGGMVASIEAAKGGLKALLLEKNDRPGKKILVSGGGQCNISNAGSIDHFLRSYHEKEKFVGKSIRKYSPDLLKKWFEDIDVSLEARDDLKIFPKTGRASGIVNALLKQIEQNKVEMQLRSSVQHIKKEHNQFLVRTGTQHFLGRNLIIATGGKSYPALGTSGDGYRLASALGHSLTELRPALAAIEVRSHCLMELAGVSFKKAIVEHWRNEKKTGTYKGDLLITHDGLSGPVILNHSRYFEEGDILKLNLLSIQTDIYERKLLESTSKAGKKTVKNIVAEDDLPNRLIERIFLMAGISMQQKCAELTKEQRKKLVQLLTSFPLTISAVKGFDEAMVTAGGVSTNEVNGNTMESKLVSGLYFVGEVLDVDGITGGFNLQFSFSSGMAAAKAIKKSSQ; translated from the coding sequence ATTTACGACGTAATCATTATTGGTGCGGGACTTGGTGGAATGGTTGCATCGATCGAAGCGGCAAAAGGTGGACTAAAAGCCCTTCTGTTGGAAAAAAATGACCGACCTGGGAAAAAGATATTGGTATCGGGTGGCGGGCAGTGCAATATTTCCAATGCGGGATCAATCGATCATTTTCTAAGAAGCTATCATGAAAAAGAAAAGTTTGTAGGGAAATCTATAAGAAAATACTCACCGGATTTGTTAAAGAAATGGTTTGAAGATATTGATGTTTCGTTAGAAGCACGTGATGACCTGAAAATCTTTCCTAAGACTGGAAGAGCATCTGGGATTGTAAATGCCTTATTAAAACAAATAGAACAGAATAAGGTGGAGATGCAACTGCGTTCAAGTGTCCAGCACATAAAAAAAGAGCACAATCAATTTCTTGTGAGAACGGGGACACAACATTTTTTGGGAAGAAATCTGATTATTGCAACAGGAGGAAAGTCATATCCAGCCCTTGGAACTTCTGGTGATGGATATCGGTTGGCAAGTGCGCTGGGGCATTCACTGACAGAGTTACGTCCAGCGTTGGCAGCTATAGAAGTTCGTTCCCATTGTTTAATGGAATTAGCTGGTGTGTCTTTTAAAAAAGCCATTGTCGAACATTGGCGAAACGAGAAAAAAACTGGCACATACAAGGGAGACCTTCTAATTACGCATGATGGTTTGAGTGGACCGGTGATTCTAAACCATTCTCGCTATTTTGAAGAGGGTGACATACTAAAGCTGAATTTACTATCGATACAGACCGATATATATGAACGGAAATTATTAGAAAGCACAAGTAAGGCTGGAAAAAAAACAGTGAAAAATATAGTAGCGGAAGATGATTTACCTAATAGGTTGATAGAAAGGATTTTTTTAATGGCGGGCATATCAATGCAACAAAAATGTGCCGAGCTAACAAAAGAGCAGAGAAAGAAATTAGTTCAGTTATTAACTTCGTTTCCGTTAACAATATCCGCTGTAAAAGGGTTTGATGAAGCAATGGTAACCGCTGGAGGTGTATCGACTAACGAAGTTAACGGCAATACAATGGAATCAAAACTGGTTTCGGGTCTTTACTTTGTTGGTGAAGTACTAGATGTGGATGGTATAACAGGAGGATTTAACCTTCAGTTCTCTTTTTCCTCAGGAATGGCCGCTGCAAAGGCGATTAAAAAAAGCTCTCAGTAA
- a CDS encoding methyl-accepting chemotaxis protein → MVDHSVAQIIVEKCRNIVPYPIILCDEGGKIVAATNKERIGNHHPRSKVMMAEGQTKKFVVSKEEELEAQEKGMDVKAGVIKVIYCNQEPVTVLAMSGDPNEVMVFFDMVNAMVEMMCQQYQVNEKIRGTTTIVNDHINDLAATSQELYASSESLAEVNTSALNNISQAEGMLESIEKDLQFVESIAKKTNLLSLNASIEAARAGEAGRGFAVVAGEVKKLAEQTGTYAKNINDQTKKFTEMFNSIFELVKNNTQTSEEQKEALRLFTEKTEDIQQRIYSLGKE, encoded by the coding sequence ATGGTAGATCATTCAGTGGCACAGATAATAGTAGAGAAATGTAGAAATATCGTTCCATACCCAATTATTCTTTGTGATGAGGGAGGAAAAATTGTCGCCGCTACCAATAAAGAACGTATCGGCAATCATCATCCAAGATCAAAAGTGATGATGGCAGAAGGTCAAACAAAGAAATTTGTTGTTTCTAAAGAAGAGGAGCTTGAAGCTCAGGAAAAAGGGATGGATGTTAAGGCTGGTGTGATCAAAGTGATCTATTGCAACCAAGAACCTGTAACTGTATTAGCAATGAGCGGGGACCCTAATGAGGTAATGGTTTTCTTTGATATGGTTAACGCAATGGTTGAAATGATGTGTCAACAATATCAGGTAAATGAAAAAATCAGAGGAACTACCACCATCGTAAATGATCATATAAATGATTTAGCGGCGACTTCCCAGGAACTGTATGCCAGCTCAGAATCCCTAGCCGAAGTGAATACGAGTGCTTTGAATAACATCAGTCAAGCTGAAGGAATGTTGGAAAGCATTGAAAAGGATCTGCAGTTTGTTGAAAGCATAGCAAAAAAGACAAATCTATTATCCTTAAACGCTTCGATAGAAGCGGCAAGGGCAGGAGAAGCTGGTAGAGGGTTTGCTGTCGTTGCTGGAGAAGTGAAAAAACTTGCAGAACAAACAGGGACTTATGCTAAAAATATCAATGATCAAACAAAAAAATTTACGGAGATGTTTAATAGTATTTTTGAGTTAGTAAAGAACAATACACAGACATCGGAGGAGCAAAAGGAAGCACTTAGACTATTCACTGAAAAAACAGAAGATATTCAGCAACGGATATACTCCTTAGGAAAAGAGTAA
- the panD gene encoding aspartate 1-decarboxylase, giving the protein MLNMFKGKIHRATITEANLNYVGSITIDKELMERANIIAGERVQIVNNNNGNRLETYVIEGERNSGIICLNGAAARLVQPGDTCIIIAYCWLSEEEAKTYKPNIVFVDEQNKPVEVSHEEVHGDIR; this is encoded by the coding sequence ATGTTAAACATGTTTAAAGGGAAAATACATAGAGCCACAATAACAGAAGCAAATCTTAATTATGTAGGTAGTATTACGATAGACAAAGAATTGATGGAAAGAGCTAATATCATAGCGGGAGAAAGAGTTCAGATTGTTAACAATAATAATGGAAACCGATTGGAGACCTATGTTATTGAGGGGGAAAGAAATAGCGGTATCATATGTTTAAATGGCGCGGCGGCAAGACTAGTGCAACCTGGAGATACTTGTATTATTATTGCCTATTGTTGGCTTTCGGAAGAAGAGGCCAAAACATATAAGCCGAACATTGTTTTTGTAGATGAACAAAATAAGCCGGTAGAAGTTTCTCATGAAGAAGTTCATGGCGACATACGGTGA
- a CDS encoding DUF1295 domain-containing protein, with product MASLLIQAALVVFAYFMIFFLVAQIIKNNSIVDIGWGPGFVVVTIYAWMASESFTMRGTVVMMLVVVWGIRLAYHIVRRNIGKPEDFRYANWRNEWGKWVVPRAFFQVFMLQGFFMMVVAYPVLLVQASIRDGFGIVEILGLTVWLIGFYFEYVGDRQLREFKKRPKNKGKIIQHGLWRYTRHPNYFGEATMWWGLWIMAIPVEWGWTGIISPLVITWLLLFVSGVPMLEKNIKVTQNLKPMRRKPMLFSLVPQRKAINVLKRYWITFCAYS from the coding sequence GTGGCATCGTTATTGATTCAAGCTGCATTGGTGGTTTTTGCATACTTTATGATCTTTTTTTTGGTGGCTCAGATCATTAAAAACAACTCTATTGTGGATATAGGGTGGGGACCTGGTTTTGTTGTTGTTACGATCTATGCCTGGATGGCATCAGAAAGCTTCACAATGAGAGGAACCGTTGTAATGATGCTGGTAGTGGTTTGGGGCATCCGATTGGCTTATCACATCGTTCGGCGCAATATTGGAAAACCGGAAGATTTTCGTTATGCCAACTGGCGTAATGAATGGGGTAAATGGGTGGTTCCAAGAGCCTTTTTTCAGGTCTTTATGTTACAGGGATTCTTTATGATGGTAGTGGCCTATCCAGTGCTGCTGGTGCAAGCATCAATCAGAGATGGTTTTGGGATTGTTGAAATTTTAGGGCTGACAGTTTGGCTTATTGGGTTTTATTTTGAATACGTAGGAGATCGTCAACTTAGAGAATTTAAGAAGAGACCGAAGAATAAAGGTAAAATTATTCAGCATGGATTGTGGCGTTATACGCGTCACCCTAATTATTTCGGAGAAGCTACCATGTGGTGGGGTTTATGGATTATGGCTATTCCTGTAGAATGGGGATGGACAGGTATTATTAGCCCGCTAGTTATCACTTGGTTACTTTTATTTGTGTCCGGAGTACCTATGTTGGAAAAAAATATAAAGGTAACCCAGAATTTGAAGCCTATGCGCAGAAAACCAATGCTTTTTTCCCTGGTCCCCCAAAGAAAAGCCATTAATGTTCTGAAAAGGTACTGGATCACCTTTTGTGCATATAGTTGA
- a CDS encoding aminopeptidase, whose protein sequence is MNSEQMKKYAEIVIKIGVNLQPEQKLVIKSPIETAEFARTLSSIAFDAGAGDVIIDWKDELHSKIKYQQAPEKVFESFPSWQKDFHTVLAEEGAAFISIAANDPELMKDVNPTILMKHQKTINTALKEYRNRLMGNQNAWNVIAYPTRSWAKKVFPDLSESEAVEQLGEAIIASVRADLENPIQAWEDHKKRLKKRMDFLNTHRFDKLHFQSEAGTDLIVQLPTNHLWTAGAEKTQDGTEFVANMPTEEVFTLPHKDGVYGTVVSSKPLPYNGNLIEDFSLTFDHGKVVDYTAAKGYETLKGLLETDEGSLRLGEVALVPYNSPISNSGILFYNTLFDENASCHLAFGKAYPVCLKNGNHMSTEALADAGVNESLVHEDFMIGTSDMNITGITKEGTKVPIFIDGNFVDAVNAI, encoded by the coding sequence ATGAATTCTGAACAGATGAAAAAATATGCTGAGATCGTTATTAAGATTGGTGTTAATCTTCAACCAGAGCAAAAATTAGTTATAAAGTCACCGATAGAAACCGCCGAATTTGCCAGAACCTTATCTTCCATAGCTTTTGATGCCGGAGCAGGCGATGTGATTATTGACTGGAAAGATGAATTGCATTCTAAGATTAAATATCAACAAGCACCTGAAAAGGTATTTGAATCTTTCCCTTCCTGGCAAAAGGATTTCCATACAGTCCTTGCAGAAGAAGGCGCTGCCTTTATTAGCATTGCTGCCAATGATCCTGAATTAATGAAGGATGTAAATCCCACTATCCTTATGAAGCATCAAAAAACCATTAACACCGCTTTAAAGGAGTATCGAAACCGATTGATGGGAAATCAGAATGCTTGGAACGTCATTGCTTACCCAACCCGTTCCTGGGCAAAAAAAGTATTTCCTGATCTGTCTGAATCAGAAGCCGTAGAACAGCTCGGAGAAGCAATTATTGCTTCCGTTCGTGCCGATTTAGAAAATCCTATACAGGCTTGGGAAGACCATAAAAAAAGATTGAAAAAGCGTATGGATTTTCTGAATACTCACCGATTTGATAAGCTGCACTTCCAAAGTGAAGCAGGAACCGATCTAATTGTGCAGCTGCCGACAAATCATCTGTGGACAGCAGGCGCTGAAAAAACACAGGATGGAACAGAATTTGTTGCTAACATGCCTACAGAAGAAGTCTTCACCCTTCCACATAAGGATGGTGTTTATGGAACCGTTGTCAGTTCTAAACCTTTGCCTTACAACGGAAATCTGATTGAGGATTTTTCCCTTACTTTTGATCATGGAAAAGTAGTAGATTACACAGCTGCCAAAGGATATGAAACACTTAAAGGATTACTCGAAACGGATGAAGGATCTTTGCGCTTAGGAGAAGTAGCCTTAGTCCCCTACAACTCTCCTATTTCAAATTCTGGCATCCTTTTTTACAATACCCTGTTTGATGAAAATGCTTCTTGTCATTTAGCTTTTGGAAAAGCCTATCCAGTTTGCTTAAAAAATGGTAATCATATGTCTACTGAAGCATTAGCCGATGCTGGAGTAAATGAATCTTTAGTTCATGAAGATTTTATGATTGGCACTTCCGATATGAACATCACAGGCATTACCAAAGAAGGAACAAAAGTTCCAATCTTTATTGATGGAAATTTTGTCGATGCTGTTAATGCAATTTAA
- a CDS encoding methyl-accepting chemotaxis protein: protein MNLSKKIILSISMLVILVAVGLGVSSIYFSSSTIRSQAEESLFAQARDGSRLISDTSALRLQVIQEMTERDAIQSMDWVAQRISLQSDIQRLGYRDLAIINAQGYAQYVQSGDVANYAHMDFAQQALAGNVYISDVTIDRRTEDAFITYAVPIMRHDQVLGALIAQQDAQFLTEVISTMGHGESGYAYIINNEGRVVAHENWEFVTSQFDPISESEEDSSLIPLASAFRQILDTESGVGDYSFQGNDLYQGFYPIDGTSWYLVTTAYQNEVLAGLSNLQSMLLIVTVGFLVLGIIVAIRVGKSISTPIKNLSETIIKLSQYHLTFDENSVVLKYLNRKDEIGTISNSLATMQKNFIDLIQEIGDSAQDVASSSQQLTATSQQSATASNEVAKTIEEIARGASDQAKDTESGASHINELNQLIQTNQNHMNSLNRSAVEADQMKNEGRQALKLVIEKTEQSSHAAQEVNQVIAETNESAHQIQTASAMIKNIAEQTNLLALNAAIESARAGEAGRGFAVVAEEVRKLAEQSNQFTEEIESVIKKLTEKTNSAVTTMQTLSQMAKDQTDGIYKTNERFDGIDQAVSNMDRIIQDLNSSGKEMDQKKDEIIAVIENLSAISEENAAGTEEASASVEEQTAAMDQIASTSEDLSTLAQNMQSAVAQFKI from the coding sequence ATGAACCTTTCAAAGAAAATCATTTTATCCATCAGTATGTTAGTGATACTTGTAGCTGTAGGACTCGGAGTTAGTTCCATTTATTTTAGTAGTAGTACAATAAGATCTCAGGCAGAAGAAAGCCTTTTTGCCCAGGCTAGAGATGGCTCTCGCCTTATTTCTGACACATCCGCCCTAAGACTTCAGGTCATTCAGGAAATGACAGAAAGAGATGCCATTCAATCAATGGATTGGGTAGCTCAGCGAATCAGCCTGCAGTCAGATATTCAACGGTTAGGTTATCGTGACCTGGCTATTATCAATGCACAGGGATACGCTCAGTATGTTCAAAGTGGAGATGTAGCCAATTATGCCCATATGGATTTTGCACAACAGGCACTTGCTGGAAATGTTTATATTTCAGATGTAACCATTGATCGTCGAACGGAAGACGCTTTTATAACCTATGCCGTTCCTATTATGCGTCATGACCAGGTATTAGGAGCTCTTATTGCTCAACAGGATGCCCAGTTCTTAACTGAGGTGATTAGCACAATGGGTCATGGCGAATCCGGCTATGCTTATATCATTAATAATGAAGGTCGTGTTGTGGCTCATGAAAACTGGGAGTTTGTCACCTCTCAATTTGATCCTATCTCAGAATCTGAAGAGGATTCATCCTTAATCCCCCTTGCTTCTGCCTTCAGGCAAATTCTTGACACCGAATCCGGAGTGGGCGATTATTCTTTCCAGGGCAATGATTTATACCAAGGTTTTTATCCTATCGATGGAACCAGCTGGTATTTGGTAACAACTGCTTATCAGAATGAAGTTCTTGCCGGGTTATCAAACCTCCAAAGTATGTTGCTAATAGTCACCGTTGGCTTTCTTGTGCTAGGTATTATTGTTGCCATACGGGTTGGAAAATCAATTTCTACACCTATTAAAAATTTGTCAGAAACGATTATCAAACTTTCTCAGTACCACTTAACTTTTGATGAAAACAGCGTGGTTCTAAAGTATCTAAACCGAAAGGATGAAATTGGCACCATTTCAAATTCATTAGCAACGATGCAAAAGAATTTTATTGACCTTATTCAGGAAATAGGTGATAGTGCACAGGATGTCGCATCCTCTTCTCAGCAGTTAACCGCTACCAGTCAACAATCTGCCACCGCTTCCAACGAAGTAGCAAAAACCATTGAGGAAATAGCACGAGGTGCTTCTGATCAAGCAAAAGATACAGAAAGCGGAGCTAGCCATATCAACGAACTAAACCAACTGATCCAAACAAACCAAAATCACATGAATAGTCTTAATCGTTCTGCTGTAGAAGCTGATCAGATGAAAAATGAAGGACGGCAAGCTTTAAAGTTGGTTATAGAAAAAACAGAGCAAAGCAGTCATGCCGCCCAGGAAGTGAATCAAGTTATTGCGGAAACCAACGAGAGTGCTCATCAGATTCAAACCGCTAGTGCTATGATTAAAAATATCGCTGAGCAGACCAACCTATTAGCGCTAAATGCTGCAATTGAATCAGCCCGAGCAGGTGAAGCAGGTCGTGGATTTGCAGTAGTAGCCGAGGAAGTCCGAAAACTAGCGGAGCAATCTAATCAGTTCACTGAGGAAATTGAATCTGTTATTAAAAAGTTAACCGAAAAAACAAACAGCGCGGTTACAACCATGCAAACACTCAGCCAAATGGCAAAAGATCAGACAGACGGCATTTATAAAACAAATGAAAGATTTGATGGAATCGATCAAGCTGTATCCAACATGGATAGGATTATACAGGATCTAAATAGCTCTGGTAAAGAAATGGATCAAAAGAAAGACGAAATTATTGCTGTCATCGAAAATCTATCGGCGATTTCGGAAGAAAATGCAGCAGGTACCGAAGAAGCTTCTGCTTCTGTTGAAGAGCAAACCGCTGCCATGGATCAAATCGCTAGTACCAGCGAAGATCTTTCAACACTTGCACAAAATATGCAATCTGCCGTTGCCCAATTCAAGATATAA
- a CDS encoding potassium channel family protein — MAVKSKWKDIYEWFMMILVLLVLVLLFVEFRIELTPDTERRLQCIDTGILIIFVIDYFVRLLLADSKKMFIKGNIPDLIAIIPVSSLFRVVRLVRLTRLIRLARTMRLVRVVVWLTRFKDRFADFIRTNGMIYVVAITVAINLFGAIGIYFLENMDLVNAFWWSFVTITTVGYGDISPATTGGKLLAAVLMLVGIGFIGMLTGTIATYFLGEGSNKKESYKQQTINSIKEQIDNIDNLTHEDVENIISVLRALKNRAG, encoded by the coding sequence ATGGCGGTAAAATCAAAATGGAAAGACATATATGAATGGTTTATGATGATTTTGGTTCTGCTCGTTCTGGTTCTTCTGTTTGTAGAATTTAGGATAGAATTAACACCAGATACAGAACGACGTTTACAGTGCATAGATACAGGAATATTGATTATTTTTGTAATCGACTATTTTGTAAGGCTTCTTTTGGCGGATAGTAAGAAGATGTTTATCAAGGGTAATATTCCCGACTTGATCGCCATTATTCCTGTTTCTTCTCTTTTTCGTGTTGTCAGATTAGTTCGTTTAACTCGATTAATTAGATTGGCCAGAACTATGAGACTTGTAAGGGTTGTTGTTTGGTTGACTCGGTTTAAGGACCGTTTTGCTGATTTCATCCGGACCAACGGAATGATTTATGTAGTGGCAATAACTGTGGCTATCAATCTTTTTGGTGCAATTGGCATTTATTTTCTAGAAAATATGGATCTTGTAAATGCTTTCTGGTGGTCGTTTGTGACGATTACTACAGTTGGATATGGCGATATATCTCCGGCTACGACAGGTGGAAAATTATTAGCGGCCGTTTTGATGCTCGTTGGAATAGGATTTATTGGTATGTTGACCGGAACCATTGCAACTTATTTCTTGGGTGAAGGGAGCAATAAAAAAGAGTCATATAAACAACAAACAATAAATAGTATAAAAGAACAGATTGATAATATTGACAATCTCACACATGAAGATGTGGAAAACATTATTTCTGTTTTAAGAGCTTTGAAAAATAGGGCAGGTTAG
- a CDS encoding DAK2 domain-containing protein yields MKVYYLNGKRVYYAMLAGARKVSYQRLHLNHINVFPVADGDTGNNLSKTLNHILEEVKPQTDVNQTLESIAAASLTGARGNSGVILAQFLNGLAEEVKPYKEISTGLFGESLMRSVPYAYQAMANPVEGTMLTVLKEWAESFYEFGKNNNDFGDVLIKSLDQARESLRKTPEKLEVLKKESVVDSGAQGFVHFLEGIVEVLSPGKIKALVRERRTAEAIDFPEEGHGKSEIDYRYCTEGYLDGNQMPLEEIKNYLTGKGDSVIVAGNSNRLRFHFHTDHPEDIFIHMSQYGVIKQQKVDDMKRQQDAMETVKPSIAIVTDSIADIPKTIMDQYHIHLLPLQLLVGETPYLDRVTIIPEQIFSFLEKVKEYPTSSQPTMTRIRETLDFLVSHYEYVLILTVSSSISGTYQAIYHEVEKYNENKERIAVIDTLKNSGAQGLLVLSAAEAVQNGKNFEEVKNLVKSLIPKTHIFVSVATFEYMVRGGRVSPMKGRLAKWLNLKPIVSLDEKGKGIAFAKAFSRKANTGKIMEIVDSLHQEKPVKEYCIVHGDAPDKAEEYRQKLVEILGKEPKYITGISPIVALSSGKGAVAVSLVQE; encoded by the coding sequence ATGAAAGTATATTACCTGAACGGAAAGCGAGTTTACTATGCGATGCTGGCAGGCGCCAGAAAAGTTTCTTATCAGAGGCTGCACTTAAATCATATCAATGTGTTTCCGGTGGCAGATGGAGATACCGGGAATAATCTTTCAAAAACTTTAAATCATATTTTGGAAGAAGTGAAGCCGCAAACAGATGTGAATCAAACACTTGAATCGATTGCAGCTGCATCACTAACTGGTGCTAGAGGTAATTCCGGCGTGATTTTGGCACAGTTTTTAAATGGATTAGCGGAAGAGGTAAAACCATATAAAGAAATATCTACCGGTCTATTTGGAGAATCATTAATGCGGTCAGTACCTTATGCTTATCAGGCAATGGCAAATCCTGTCGAAGGAACAATGCTAACGGTACTCAAGGAATGGGCAGAATCCTTTTATGAATTTGGAAAAAACAATAATGATTTTGGAGATGTTTTGATAAAATCCCTGGATCAGGCTCGCGAATCCTTGAGAAAAACTCCGGAAAAACTGGAAGTCTTAAAAAAAGAATCCGTTGTTGACTCCGGGGCTCAAGGGTTCGTACATTTCTTGGAGGGGATTGTAGAAGTACTGAGTCCTGGTAAAATTAAAGCCCTGGTAAGAGAGAGACGGACAGCAGAAGCAATTGACTTTCCAGAAGAGGGGCATGGAAAATCAGAAATCGATTATCGGTATTGTACAGAAGGATATCTGGATGGAAACCAGATGCCACTTGAAGAAATAAAAAACTATTTAACAGGCAAAGGTGACTCGGTCATTGTAGCAGGAAACTCCAATCGGCTTCGGTTTCATTTTCATACAGATCACCCGGAGGATATATTTATTCACATGAGTCAGTATGGTGTTATTAAACAACAAAAAGTAGACGATATGAAGCGTCAGCAGGATGCCATGGAAACTGTAAAACCATCCATTGCCATCGTCACAGATTCGATTGCAGACATTCCAAAAACAATCATGGATCAATATCATATTCACTTGCTTCCGCTTCAGCTGTTAGTAGGTGAAACGCCCTATCTTGATCGGGTAACCATTATTCCGGAACAAATATTTTCTTTTTTGGAGAAGGTAAAAGAATACCCCACTTCATCCCAGCCAACGATGACCAGAATACGTGAAACCCTAGATTTTTTGGTCAGTCATTATGAATATGTACTAATATTAACGGTTTCTAGTAGCATTAGCGGGACGTATCAGGCAATTTACCATGAAGTTGAAAAATATAATGAAAATAAAGAAAGAATTGCCGTTATTGATACTCTGAAAAACTCTGGTGCTCAGGGTTTATTGGTTTTAAGTGCCGCCGAAGCCGTTCAGAATGGAAAAAATTTTGAAGAAGTTAAAAATCTAGTGAAAAGTTTAATACCAAAAACCCACATATTTGTTAGTGTAGCAACGTTCGAGTATATGGTTCGGGGTGGAAGAGTTAGTCCCATGAAGGGAAGATTGGCAAAATGGCTGAATCTTAAACCTATCGTATCATTGGATGAAAAGGGGAAAGGCATTGCGTTTGCCAAAGCTTTCAGCCGCAAAGCAAACACAGGAAAAATCATGGAGATTGTAGATTCTCTTCATCAAGAAAAGCCAGTGAAAGAGTATTGCATTGTTCATGGAGATGCACCGGATAAAGCAGAAGAATACCGGCAAAAATTGGTGGAAATTCTGGGTAAGGAACCGAAATATATCACCGGTATATCACCTATTGTTGCCCTCAGCTCTGGTAAAGGAGCCGTTGCCGTATCTTTGGTACAGGAATGA
- a CDS encoding DMT family transporter — protein sequence MIYILIASVLWGTTGTVQTLAPETATPLTIGAIRMVAGGVMLFFCAWIRGKLDIRSLSIKHVLISAVSISVFQPTFFSAVAITGVAVGTVVALGTAPAMAGMMEWFLWKRKPTKEWWISTTMAIIGCTILFLTNEAEINVRPVGILLAMIAGFGFATYILYSKELLVYHDSETVVAMIFFTSGLLLMPLLIIGDASWIIMPRGMVVSVYLGGITTAGAYLLFANGLKYTVASNAVTLTLAEPMTAALLGVFFVGESLSTYAWMGIGLIILGLGNLSLSSKRKPLSILNGE from the coding sequence ATGATTTATATTTTAATAGCATCCGTTTTATGGGGAACAACAGGAACGGTTCAAACCCTGGCTCCTGAAACAGCAACTCCCCTCACGATTGGTGCTATCCGTATGGTAGCAGGAGGAGTTATGCTGTTTTTTTGTGCATGGATTCGGGGGAAATTAGATATCCGCTCCCTCTCAATAAAGCATGTGCTTATTTCGGCTGTAAGTATCTCCGTTTTTCAACCAACCTTTTTCTCGGCAGTTGCAATCACAGGAGTAGCTGTTGGTACGGTGGTTGCTTTAGGGACAGCTCCTGCAATGGCAGGTATGATGGAGTGGTTTTTATGGAAGCGAAAGCCAACGAAAGAATGGTGGATTTCTACTACAATGGCTATTATAGGCTGTACAATTTTATTTTTGACTAATGAAGCGGAAATCAATGTAAGACCTGTTGGAATTCTATTAGCAATGATTGCAGGCTTTGGTTTTGCGACATATATCCTATATAGCAAAGAACTGCTGGTTTATCATGACTCGGAGACCGTAGTAGCGATGATCTTTTTTACTAGTGGATTGCTTTTGATGCCTCTTTTGATTATAGGAGATGCTTCTTGGATTATTATGCCCAGAGGGATGGTGGTATCTGTGTACTTGGGTGGGATAACTACTGCAGGAGCTTACCTTTTGTTTGCTAATGGACTCAAGTATACGGTCGCTTCCAATGCGGTTACCTTAACCTTGGCTGAACCGATGACAGCAGCCCTTTTAGGTGTGTTTTTTGTGGGAGAAAGCTTATCGACCTATGCCTGGATGGGAATAGGATTGATTATTCTGGGTTTGGGGAATCTTTCTCTTTCTAGTAAAAGAAAACCCTTATCTATATTGAATGGTGAGTAA